In one Misgurnus anguillicaudatus chromosome 1, ASM2758022v2, whole genome shotgun sequence genomic region, the following are encoded:
- the LOC129431633 gene encoding scavenger receptor cysteine-rich domain-containing protein DMBT1-like yields MELDPPTADQLLLTRTSSAGFYNGSCVLSGTAHLVALSRPSETVENEPNRRRDIRLVNGSNQCSGRVEVLYNDQWGTVCDAGWDLAEAAVVCKSMGCGLPVAANTEAFFGQGSGPMWLDNVRCSGNESTVNNCPSKALGTSTCSHSKDAGVVCLDIKLVNGTSPCNGRLQVLYNNHWGSVCHTGLGLEEAAVVCKELGCGDLVEPLSYVGPFVGPIWMDNLACTGDELKVRDCSFTGYNVGSCSDGLYAGFICKDIRLVNGDNKCSGRVEVLYNNQWGTVCDAGWDLADAAVVCNSMGCGIPGGAKTGAFFGQGSGPVWLDAPIRLVNGENSCSGRVEVYHNGTWGTVCADYWDSTDAAVVCREVGCPTGTEAKKYTYFGPGVGTIWMDDVQCTGSELSLKKCKFNGWALNNCNHSSDAGIICRGTSSDVRLVNGANVCSGRVEVLYNNQWGTICDADWNLADAAVVCKSMGCGTPVAAPTGAFFGQGSGSVWLDDVSCSGNEVTLKKCPSNGFGKSSCGHGQDAGVICRAIFSSDIKVVNGTSSCDGRLQVLYNNHWGSVCHTGLGLEEAAVVCSELGCGEVAVPLSYVGPFIGPIWMDNLLCTGHELTLRQCSFTGYNISGCVNGLYAGVVCISKIIFETLYLSRCKTVSHFLCVF; encoded by the exons ATGGAGTTGGACCCACCAACCGCGGATCAGCTCCTGCTGACCCGCACCTCGTCCGCTGGGTTCTATAATGGCTCATGCGTTCTGTCAGGAACTGCCCACCTGGTCGCTCTATCACGACCAAGCGAGACAGTGGAGAATGAACCCAATCGCAGACGAG ACATTAGACTGGTAAATGGATCTAATCAGTGTTCTGGACGAGTGGAGGTTTTATATAATGATCAGTGGGGAACTGTCTGTGATGCTGGCTGGGATTTAGCAGAAGCTGCAGTGGTGTGTAAGAGCATGGGTTGTGGGCTTCCTgtagcagcaaacacagaaGCATTTTTTGGGCAGGGTTCAGGACCCATGTGGCTGGATAATGTGAGATGTTCTGGGAATGAGTCAACAGTTAACAATTGTCCATCAAAGGCATTAGGAACAAGCACCTGCAGCCATTCAAAAGATGCTGGGGTTGTTTGTCTAG ATATAAAGCTGGTGAATGGTACGAGTCCATGTAATGGCAGACTTCAGGTTCTTTATAATAATCACTGGGGTTCAGTTTGTCACACTGGTTTGGGTCTGGAAGAAGCTGCAGTTGTGTGTAAAGAGCTGGGCTGTGGGGACCTTGTAGAGCCACTGTCATATGTGGGTCCCTTTGTTGGGCCAATATGGATGGATAATCTTGCATGTACTGGAGATGAGTTAAAAGTACGTGACTGTTCATTTACTGGATATAATGTTGGCAGCTGTTCTGATGGACTTTACGCCGGATTTATTTGCAAAG ATATTAGACTGGTAAATGGAGATAATAAATGTTCTGGAAGAGTGGAGGTTTTATATAATAATCAATGGGGAACCGTCTGTGATGCTGGATGGGATTTAGCAGATGCTGCAGTGGTGTGTAATAGCATGGGTTGTGGGATTCCTGGAGGAGCAAAGACTGGGGCTTTCTTTGGGCAGGGTTCAGGACCTGTGTGGCTAGATG CTCCCATTAGGTTGGTGAATGGTGAGAACTCATGTTCTGGACGAGTGGAGGTTTATCATAATGGGACATGGGGAACAGTGTGTGCAGATTACTGGGACTCCACTGATGCTGCAGTGGTGTGTAGAGAGGTTGGATGTCCGACCGgtactgaagcaaaaaaatatacTTACTTTGGACCTGGTGTGGGAACAATATGGATGGATGATGTTCAATGTACAGGGTCTGAATTATCACTTAAAAAGTGCAAATTTAATGGATGGGCATTAAACAACTGTAATCATTCATCTGATGCTGGAATCATCTGTCGAGGTA CTTCTTCAGATGTTCGACTGGTAAATGGTGCTAATGTGTGTTCTGGAAGAGTGGAGGTTTTATATAATAATCAATGGGGAACCATCTGTGATGCTGACTGGAATTTAGCAGATGCTGCAGTGGTGTGTAAGAGCATGGGTTGTGGGACTCCTGTAGCAGCACCGACTGGGGCTTTCTTTGGGCAGGGTTCAGGATCCGTGTGGCTGGATGATGTGAGTTGTTCTGGAAATGAGGTAACACTGAAGAAATGTCCATCAAATGGATTTGGAAAAAGCAGCTGTGGTCATGGACAAGATGCTGGAGTCATCTGTCGAG CAATATTTTCCTCAGATATAAAGGTGGTGAATGGCACAAGTTCATGTGATGGCAGACTTCAGGTTCTTTATAATAATCACTGGGGTTCAGTGTGTCACACTGGCTTGGGTTTGGAAGAGGCTGCAGTTGTGTGTAGTGAGCTTGGATGTGGTGAAGTTGCAGTGCCGCTGTCATATGTGGGTCCATTTATTGGGCCAATATGGATGGATAATCTTTTATGTACTGGACATGAGTTGACACTGCGGCAATGTTCATTTACTGGATATAATATTAGCGGTTGTGTGAATGGACTTTACGCAGGAGTTGTTTGCATCAGTAAGATCATTTTTGAAACTCTGTATCTAAGCCGATGCAAAACAGTATCTCACTTTCTTtgtgttttctaa
- the LOC141351077 gene encoding uncharacterized protein, translating into MEEKKPDGGRKKSFFELAEKRRKMTEERNKTRIVLGETFQRWRAIKEQRGVKTDAQFANILLDSYDTVTSTPLTHHWVRPQPPAVSTILPESLADRDADFSMGGIEKLGSSSSSGSEAKASAQQVEPRCETDVHLDDTDVDAFNSLHNSTIDWDDKTWTTDMENQSLSSSEEDETKEFDSDSDDSQDQDYVTPIRVRTGGALKTGIRLQNYPVISMEESVHDDPDVERQDAAIPPNAAMALTEDDVIGQPASIVYHDVLKQLLDYLVLPIERCSFKEPTSGTQCNAAKPFEVSLKSRGTGVIFE; encoded by the exons ATGGAAGAGAAAAAACCCGATGGAGGacgcaaaaaaagtttttttgaactcgctgagaagaggagaaaaATGACAGAAGAACGTAATAAAACCAGAATTGTTCTTGGAGAAACTTTTCAACGATGGAGAGCAATAaaggaacagagaggtgtcaAGACAGACGCGCAGTTTGCAAATATTCTTCTCGACAG TTATGATACTGTTACTTCAACTCCGCTTACACACCATTGGGTGAGACCCCAGCCTCCAGCTGTGTCCACTATTTTGCCGGAGTCACTCGCAGATCG AGATGCTGATTTCTCTATGGGAGGAATTGAGAAGTTgggcagcagcagcagcagtggTAGTGAAGCTAAAGCTTCAGCTCAGCAGGTTGAACCAAG gTGTGAAACAGACGTACATCTGGATGACACTGATGTAGATGCTTTTAATAGCCTTCACAATTCAAC GATTGACTGGGATGATAAGACCTGGACAACTGATATGGAAAACCAGTCATTGTCTTCCTCAGAGGAAGATGAAACAAAGGAATTTGATTCAGACTCGGATGATAGCCAGGATCAGGACTATGTTACTCCCATCCGTGTGCG TACTGGTGGTGCGCTGAAAACTGGCATTCGTTTACAAAACTATCCAGTTATCAGTATGGAGGAGTCTGTGCATGATGACCCTGATGTTGAAAGACAAGATGCAGCTATTCCTCCAAATGCAGCTATGGCCCTTACTGAGGATGATGTCATAGGACAACCTGCTTCAATTGTGTACCATGACGTCTTGAAACAGCTTCTGGACTACCTTGTACTGCCCATTGAAAGATGCTCATTTAAAGAACCCACATCAGgcacacaatgcaatgctgcTAAACCCTTTGAAGTCTCTTTAAAATCCAGAGGCACCGGAGTCATCTTTGAATGA